The proteins below are encoded in one region of Nitrospira lenta:
- a CDS encoding transposase gives MGRPLRAASGNVVCHVLNRANARRTLFEDDGDYAAFERVLVQAGERLSMRLLADCVMPNHWLLVAWPRQDGDLSRFMNWLTLTHTQRWHQHRHTVGEGHVYQGRFKSCPVETSEYLLSVCRYVERNPVWAGLVERAE, from the coding sequence ATGGGGCGCCCGTTACGCGCGGCATCCGGCAATGTCGTTTGTCATGTCTTGAATCGCGCCAACGCACGCCGGACCTTGTTCGAAGACGACGGGGACTATGCGGCGTTTGAACGAGTGCTGGTCCAGGCTGGTGAACGCTTGTCGATGAGGCTGCTTGCCGACTGTGTCATGCCGAATCACTGGCTCCTTGTCGCGTGGCCTCGCCAGGACGGAGATCTCTCCCGCTTCATGAACTGGTTGACTCTTACCCATACGCAACGCTGGCATCAGCACCGACACACGGTGGGTGAGGGGCATGTTTATCAAGGACGGTTTAAGTCGTGTCCCGTCGAAACCAGCGAATATCTCCTGTCGGTCTGTCGCTATGTGGAGCGCAACCCGGTATGGGCGGGTCTGGTCGAGCGGGCGGAATAG
- a CDS encoding HDOD domain-containing protein has protein sequence MSSTQELVQSCSNIFTLPEIYFRVRDVVDDSTSTMDDLANALKLDPAISARLLRIVNSPLYGFPKQIDTITRAVNMLGMQSVSDLVAATSIGRTFSGMTSDLMDLPAYWRKSVLCALLAGKVAKACGIEDSERFFIEGLLRDIGHLVLYQTIPERAQSALVEAGNFGTALAEVEQSSIGFDFTEVGAELIRFWGMPGQIELAIRHQLNPHAAGEYNLHASIVHLAGAVADHAELDPIRAKQPPAFDPFALSCTHFNPEERPTLLKEAQGQLQETLSFIYPLSMAA, from the coding sequence ATGTCCTCGACGCAAGAACTCGTCCAATCCTGTTCCAACATCTTCACGCTCCCCGAAATCTATTTTCGCGTGCGCGATGTTGTCGACGACTCGACCTCAACCATGGATGACTTGGCGAACGCCCTCAAGCTCGACCCGGCGATTTCCGCCCGGCTGTTGCGCATCGTCAACAGTCCACTCTACGGATTCCCCAAGCAGATCGACACCATCACTCGCGCGGTGAACATGCTCGGGATGCAATCCGTCAGCGATCTGGTTGCCGCCACCTCCATCGGACGGACCTTCAGCGGAATGACTTCAGACTTGATGGATCTCCCAGCCTACTGGCGCAAAAGTGTGCTCTGCGCCTTGCTGGCCGGCAAGGTGGCAAAGGCCTGCGGGATCGAAGATAGCGAACGATTCTTTATCGAGGGGCTCTTGCGGGATATCGGGCACTTGGTGTTGTATCAAACGATTCCGGAACGGGCTCAGTCAGCCCTTGTCGAGGCGGGCAATTTCGGCACCGCCCTGGCGGAAGTGGAACAGTCTAGTATCGGCTTCGACTTTACCGAAGTCGGCGCCGAATTGATTCGCTTCTGGGGTATGCCTGGCCAGATCGAACTGGCCATTCGTCATCAATTGAATCCGCACGCAGCCGGCGAATACAATCTCCATGCATCGATCGTCCACCTCGCCGGGGCCGTCGCCGATCACGCCGAACTAGATCCGATCCGCGCTAAACAGCCTCCGGCCTTTGATCCCTTCGCCCTCTCCTGCACACATTTCAATCCCGAAGAGCGCCCGACGCTGCTGAAAGAAGCCCAAGGACAACTGCAAGAAACCCTCTCGTTCATCTATCCACTGTCGATGGCCGCGTAG
- a CDS encoding intermembrane transport protein PqiB: MSNSFDHSPSPDLPSAVAEAPRRRSIPFIWVLPLVAALIGGGLIVKGILDRGPTITITFKTAEGLEAGKTKIKYKSVEIGTVKQIALSKDQRGVLVTAELGKDTEPYLVDDNRFWVVRPLVSGGQVSGLGTLLSGSFIGMDIGKSTVEQRDYIGLEAPPIVAADVPGRHFVLISNTLGSLGIGSPVQYRQIDVGSVAGFSLNPDGTAVTIKIFINAPYDQYVTAATRFWNSSGIDFSLDATGLKVDTQSLASILIGGIAFETPPDSAPGSPAEENHTFALADNRSQARKLPDELAVPLIMYFKDSLRGLAIGAPVEFRGVPVGEVQSMRAEYDEAQAEYRFPVRIAVYPGRLAAMASQDEAHNISDANKRRERWDRLVAHGLRGQLQPSSLLTGQLYVAMEIFPDAPAQQIDWTKTPPVIPTVVGSMTEIQDTLPRLIRKLDQVPLDQISKDLRQTLQAWTHTMNNANQLVMRLDTDLVPTARLALTDLQSALKTVEHGIGTDAPIQQDLRDMLRELNRSAQSVRSLADYLERHPESLLRGRKGDDK, from the coding sequence ATGAGTAACTCCTTCGACCATAGCCCCTCCCCAGACCTTCCGTCGGCTGTCGCCGAAGCCCCGCGCCGCCGATCGATCCCGTTCATCTGGGTGCTGCCGCTCGTCGCCGCGCTGATCGGCGGCGGACTTATCGTCAAGGGCATTCTGGACCGCGGTCCTACCATCACGATTACCTTCAAAACAGCGGAGGGTCTTGAGGCCGGGAAAACCAAAATCAAATATAAGAGCGTCGAAATTGGCACAGTCAAACAAATCGCCCTCAGCAAGGATCAGCGCGGCGTATTGGTAACCGCCGAACTCGGCAAAGACACCGAACCCTACCTGGTTGACGACAATCGTTTCTGGGTCGTGCGTCCATTGGTGTCAGGCGGACAGGTCTCGGGGCTCGGCACGTTGCTCTCGGGATCCTTCATCGGGATGGATATCGGTAAATCCACCGTCGAACAGCGCGACTACATCGGCCTTGAGGCTCCGCCGATCGTCGCTGCGGATGTGCCTGGCCGTCATTTCGTCCTCATCAGCAATACCCTGGGATCGCTGGGAATCGGCTCTCCCGTACAATACCGCCAGATCGACGTCGGCAGCGTGGCGGGATTCAGCCTCAATCCGGACGGCACGGCCGTGACGATCAAGATTTTCATCAATGCGCCATACGATCAGTATGTGACGGCCGCAACCAGATTTTGGAACTCGAGCGGCATCGATTTTTCTCTGGATGCGACCGGCCTCAAAGTGGACACGCAGTCGCTCGCGTCTATTTTAATCGGCGGAATCGCCTTCGAGACCCCGCCCGATAGTGCGCCGGGATCGCCGGCCGAGGAAAACCATACCTTCGCCTTGGCTGACAACCGCTCCCAGGCAAGGAAACTTCCGGACGAGCTCGCGGTTCCCCTCATCATGTATTTCAAGGACTCGCTCCGTGGCCTGGCCATCGGCGCACCGGTCGAATTCCGCGGGGTCCCCGTCGGTGAAGTTCAATCCATGCGTGCAGAATATGACGAAGCGCAGGCCGAATATCGCTTCCCGGTCAGGATCGCAGTGTATCCTGGACGCTTGGCGGCCATGGCCTCCCAGGATGAGGCCCACAACATCTCGGATGCCAACAAGCGGCGGGAACGGTGGGACAGGCTGGTCGCGCATGGACTGCGCGGCCAACTCCAACCCAGCAGCCTCCTGACAGGACAACTCTATGTGGCCATGGAGATCTTCCCCGACGCGCCGGCACAGCAAATCGATTGGACGAAAACGCCCCCTGTCATACCAACCGTCGTGGGTTCGATGACGGAAATCCAGGATACGCTCCCGCGATTAATCAGAAAACTGGACCAGGTGCCCTTGGATCAAATCAGCAAGGACCTTCGACAGACCTTGCAAGCCTGGACCCACACAATGAACAACGCCAATCAACTGGTCATGCGGCTCGACACCGATCTTGTGCCGACCGCACGACTCGCGCTGACGGACTTGCAGAGCGCGCTGAAAACAGTGGAACATGGGATCGGAACCGATGCGCCGATTCAGCAGGATCTGCGTGACATGCTTCGCGAACTCAACCGAAGCGCACAGTCGGTTCGGTCGCTCGCGGACTATCTGGAACGCCATCCGGAATCCCTGCTTCGCGGAAGGAAGGGAGACGACAAGTGA
- a CDS encoding DUF72 domain-containing protein: protein MNIASPRFGTSSWAYEGWQGLVYHRTYPKSRFSQDTLAEYAAYPGHEAPLFSTVGIDHSFYRPASAKQFAHYAEQVPDTFRFCQKVWEEITIPAYANLPRYGAKAGKPNPRFLDVGTFRDLVLQPALDGLGQTLGPFIFEFQRWGLDPDAFLRQLDQFLGQLPSGPAYAIEVRTPAILGPRYHDILRAHAVAHVYNHWTAMPPLSEQHLRLTRTFTAPFTVLRLLTPLGLAFANAVERYAPYNRIVQPQPRMRQETVELVKQAAAEGRSAYVLVNNRSEGCSPLTVQALLEALAIPTDSPLTDSPL from the coding sequence TTGAATATCGCCTCTCCCCGCTTTGGCACGAGTTCATGGGCCTACGAAGGCTGGCAAGGACTCGTCTACCATCGAACCTATCCAAAGAGTCGATTCAGCCAGGACACACTTGCGGAATATGCCGCGTATCCCGGGCACGAGGCGCCCCTCTTTTCAACCGTCGGCATCGACCATTCATTTTATCGCCCGGCCAGCGCCAAGCAATTCGCCCACTACGCCGAACAAGTGCCGGACACGTTCCGATTTTGTCAGAAGGTGTGGGAAGAGATCACCATCCCCGCCTATGCCAACCTTCCGCGATACGGCGCGAAGGCCGGCAAACCCAATCCTCGATTTCTCGATGTCGGGACCTTTCGCGATCTTGTCCTGCAACCCGCCTTGGATGGCTTGGGCCAGACACTCGGGCCCTTCATCTTCGAATTTCAGCGCTGGGGGCTCGACCCAGACGCCTTTCTCCGGCAACTCGATCAATTTCTCGGACAGCTGCCATCCGGCCCCGCCTATGCGATCGAAGTGCGAACGCCCGCCATCCTTGGCCCGCGCTATCACGACATCCTTCGCGCTCATGCGGTCGCTCACGTATACAATCATTGGACCGCCATGCCTCCGCTGTCCGAACAACATCTGCGCCTGACGCGCACATTCACCGCCCCCTTCACCGTCCTTCGGCTCCTGACTCCGCTGGGGCTGGCCTTTGCCAACGCGGTCGAACGCTACGCCCCCTACAATCGCATCGTACAGCCGCAGCCGCGTATGCGGCAGGAAACCGTCGAGCTGGTCAAGCAAGCGGCGGCCGAGGGGCGATCCGCGTATGTCCTCGTGAACAATCGATCTGAGGGGTGCAGCCCGTTGACCGTCCAGGCCTTGCTTGAAGCGCTCGCCATTCCGACCGACTCGCCTCTGACCGACTCGCCATTGTGA
- a CDS encoding transposase, translating to MGRPLRAASGNVVYHVLNRANARRTLFEDDGDYAAFERVLVQACERLSMRLLAYCVMPNHWHLVAWPRQGRDLSRFMNWLTLTHTQRWRVE from the coding sequence ATGGGGCGACCGTTACGCGCGGCATCCGGCAATGTCGTGTATCACGTCTTGAATCGCGCCAACGCACGCCGGACCTTATTTGAAGACGACGGGGACTATGCGGCGTTTGAACGAGTGCTGGTCCAGGCGTGTGAACGCTTGTCGATGCGGTTGCTGGCCTACTGTGTCATGCCGAATCACTGGCACCTTGTCGCGTGGCCGCGCCAGGGTAGGGACCTTTCCCGATTTATGAACTGGCTCACGCTCACCCACACGCAGCGGTGGCGTGTTGAATAG
- a CDS encoding paraquat-inducible protein A, giving the protein MAPLSLIACHECDLLQRRIVLPQGGVGRCRRCHSVLYRTRQGGVDQPLACAIAASILFLIANVYPIVGLEVQGERQAANLYDTVHMLWVEGRGEVAILVCLTALIMPAIEIALLIYLLLPLKLHCVTEGTLPVLRFLQAVHPWSMVEVFLLGILVAFVKLEHLAEVRVGIALWAYVGLIPLLIVASLSFDPEALWSDMHE; this is encoded by the coding sequence ATGGCTCCCCTTTCACTCATCGCTTGTCATGAATGTGACCTCTTGCAACGAAGGATCGTCCTGCCTCAAGGGGGAGTCGGCCGCTGCCGGCGCTGTCATTCCGTGCTGTATAGAACTCGGCAGGGCGGGGTGGATCAACCGTTGGCCTGCGCCATTGCGGCATCGATACTGTTCTTGATCGCGAACGTCTATCCCATCGTCGGCCTTGAGGTGCAAGGGGAGCGACAGGCGGCCAATCTCTACGACACCGTGCATATGTTATGGGTGGAGGGGCGCGGAGAAGTGGCGATCCTCGTCTGCCTGACCGCACTGATAATGCCAGCCATCGAGATCGCTCTTCTTATCTACCTGCTGCTTCCATTGAAACTCCATTGTGTGACGGAAGGAACGCTCCCCGTCCTCCGCTTCTTGCAGGCCGTCCACCCGTGGAGCATGGTGGAGGTATTTCTCCTTGGCATTCTTGTGGCCTTCGTCAAGCTCGAACACCTCGCCGAGGTGCGGGTGGGAATCGCCCTGTGGGCATATGTAGGCCTGATCCCGTTGCTGATCGTGGCATCGCTCTCGTTCGATCCGGAGGCTCTATGGTCGGACATGCACGAGTAA
- a CDS encoding paraquat-inducible protein A: MVGHARVTSATLAQTAARRGLLSCPLCSLLTQAEPMNGGSRCARCGTPLHFRKPNSISRTWALLLTSYILFIPANLLPIMHTNSLFGTQSDTIASGIVYFWASGDWHLAIIVFIASLLIPTAKLAILTFLVVSVQRRSTWDPLQRTNMYRVIELVGRWSMLDVFVVAISVALVHLHSLATIHAGAGAVAFGAVVITTMLATMTFDPRLIWDPYWTRDHE, from the coding sequence ATGGTCGGACATGCACGAGTAACCAGCGCGACCCTCGCACAAACGGCAGCCCGGCGGGGACTCCTCTCCTGCCCTCTATGCTCCCTGCTGACCCAAGCGGAACCGATGAATGGCGGCAGCCGGTGCGCCCGTTGCGGCACTCCACTCCATTTTCGGAAGCCGAACAGCATCTCACGGACCTGGGCACTGTTGCTCACCAGCTATATCCTGTTCATCCCGGCAAACCTGCTCCCGATCATGCACACCAACTCACTGTTCGGCACACAATCGGATACGATCGCGAGCGGGATCGTCTATTTCTGGGCGTCGGGAGATTGGCACCTCGCCATCATTGTCTTTATCGCCAGCCTGTTGATCCCTACTGCCAAACTCGCAATATTGACCTTTCTGGTCGTCTCCGTGCAGCGCCGTTCGACCTGGGATCCGCTCCAACGAACGAACATGTACCGAGTCATTGAGCTCGTCGGCCGGTGGTCAATGCTAGATGTCTTTGTCGTGGCGATATCGGTTGCGCTGGTGCATCTTCACTCACTCGCCACCATCCACGCCGGCGCCGGGGCCGTCGCCTTTGGAGCCGTAGTGATCACGACGATGCTGGCGACCATGACCTTTGATCCTCGATTGATCTGGGATCCCTACTGGACACGCGACCATGAGTAA
- a CDS encoding PqiC family protein has product MSGQFRQLSLCVSILWLAGCGNSPPVHFYTLSAEAAFDSNAPAKDNRLIAIGPITMPEVIERPQFVLRTGPNQVTLVEDHQWAEPLQSDILRVLAENLSRLLRTPQVVVYPQKASDHADYRVAIDVQQFESIHGQKVSLSLRWTIRQVSRNETPSKTGLSRIEEPVHNSSYEALAAAHSRALARVSIEIAEALQLMPPKHSE; this is encoded by the coding sequence GTGAGCGGTCAATTTCGCCAACTCTCACTATGCGTATCAATCCTCTGGCTTGCCGGATGCGGAAACTCGCCCCCGGTCCATTTCTACACCTTAAGCGCAGAAGCCGCATTCGATTCCAACGCCCCGGCCAAGGACAACCGCCTCATTGCGATCGGGCCCATAACCATGCCCGAGGTCATCGAGCGTCCGCAATTCGTGTTGCGCACCGGGCCCAATCAGGTGACGCTGGTCGAGGACCATCAATGGGCGGAACCGTTGCAGAGTGATATCCTGAGAGTCCTGGCAGAAAATCTCTCCCGGCTGCTGAGAACACCGCAGGTCGTTGTGTATCCACAGAAAGCGAGCGACCACGCGGACTATCGCGTGGCGATAGACGTCCAACAATTCGAATCCATACACGGCCAAAAAGTCTCGCTCAGCCTGCGCTGGACTATTCGGCAAGTCTCCCGAAACGAGACCCCATCCAAGACCGGACTCTCGCGCATCGAAGAACCGGTTCACAACTCGAGCTATGAAGCCTTGGCTGCTGCCCATAGCCGGGCCCTTGCCCGCGTCAGCATTGAGATAGCTGAGGCACTCCAACTCATGCCGCCGAAGCATTCTGAGTGA